In the Helicobacter sp. 11S03491-1 genome, one interval contains:
- the abc-f gene encoding ribosomal protection-like ABC-F family protein, with protein MALVSLLGICKQYDYKIVLKDVNFTINKGEKIAIVGKNGSGKSTLLKIITQELDPDEGECIIQNNIKILSLPQNPVFDAFMSVRDVCEDSLKDLKNAHERLAFLNTQMAKNSVCKEMLEEQAKLIEFIEQHHGWNLDNKVEEILQKFELSDIANRLANTLSGGEQKRLALSGMLLKPADIFILDEPTNHLDVEMVEFLEETLALLQGSVVFISHDRYFIETLAHRVVEIDEGRLRDFEGGYSNYLQKKEEILSHLTKEHQHLLKLLKSEEQWLQKGVQARRKRNQGRKARVLEMRKTIKSNPGMIAKMRLELEREQKHFNRDEGKNTKKMLFECENLVKYIQGRPLIQNLSLRVLQKDKIAIVGKNGSGKSTFLRILLGEIKQDSGIIKQGEMKIGYFDQHRAMLDEDKNLLETFCPNGGDHIEVSGKNMHVFGYLKNFLFPKEFLDKKIAFLSGGEKNRVALALLFAQKYDCLLLDEPTNDLDIATINVLEEYLRHFQGALIFVSHDRYFVDKIAHKLLIFKGNGVCEESYINWSQYLDIQKELQEYRILEAACKETKTGSKNTNERANSKDSNGNFKKTTKLSYKDLRELEGLPIEIERLENAIKTLELELSDPEIYKTKGIHTIAKELETTRSDLEVKLERYFLLEEKNQSLQ; from the coding sequence ATGGCATTAGTGAGTTTATTGGGGATTTGCAAGCAATATGACTATAAGATAGTTTTAAAAGATGTGAATTTTACTATCAACAAAGGTGAAAAAATCGCTATCGTGGGTAAAAATGGGAGTGGAAAATCTACCCTTTTAAAGATAATAACTCAAGAATTAGATCCTGATGAGGGCGAATGTATTATCCAAAATAATATTAAAATCTTAAGTTTGCCTCAAAATCCTGTTTTTGATGCTTTTATGAGCGTGAGAGATGTTTGTGAAGATAGTCTCAAGGATCTCAAAAATGCTCATGAAAGACTTGCTTTTTTAAATACTCAAATGGCCAAAAATAGTGTTTGTAAGGAAATGTTAGAAGAACAAGCAAAGCTTATAGAGTTTATAGAACAACATCATGGATGGAATTTAGACAATAAAGTAGAAGAAATTTTACAAAAATTTGAACTCTCAGATATTGCCAATCGTTTGGCAAATACTCTTAGTGGAGGAGAGCAAAAACGTTTAGCTTTATCCGGAATGCTTTTAAAGCCGGCAGATATTTTTATTCTTGATGAGCCAACCAATCATTTAGATGTTGAAATGGTAGAGTTTTTGGAGGAAACCCTTGCCTTACTTCAAGGTAGCGTCGTATTTATTAGTCATGATAGATATTTTATCGAAACCCTTGCCCACAGGGTTGTAGAGATTGATGAGGGGAGACTGAGAGATTTTGAGGGGGGCTATAGTAATTATTTACAAAAAAAGGAAGAAATTTTAAGTCATCTTACCAAAGAACACCAACATCTTCTAAAACTTCTCAAAAGTGAAGAACAATGGCTTCAAAAGGGTGTCCAAGCAAGAAGGAAGCGTAATCAAGGGCGCAAGGCAAGGGTATTAGAAATGCGAAAAACAATTAAGAGTAATCCCGGTATGATTGCTAAAATGCGTCTTGAGCTTGAGAGGGAACAAAAACATTTTAATCGGGATGAAGGTAAAAATACTAAAAAAATGCTTTTTGAATGTGAAAATCTTGTGAAATATATTCAGGGGCGTCCTCTTATCCAAAATCTTTCTTTGAGAGTTTTGCAAAAAGATAAAATCGCTATCGTGGGTAAAAATGGGAGTGGGAAATCCACATTTTTAAGGATTTTGCTCGGAGAGATCAAGCAAGATAGCGGTATTATCAAACAAGGAGAGATGAAAATTGGCTATTTTGACCAGCATAGAGCTATGCTTGATGAGGATAAAAATTTATTAGAAACTTTTTGTCCTAATGGCGGGGATCATATTGAGGTGAGTGGGAAAAATATGCATGTGTTTGGTTATCTGAAAAATTTTTTATTTCCTAAGGAATTTTTAGATAAAAAGATCGCTTTCTTAAGTGGGGGTGAGAAAAATCGCGTGGCTTTGGCGCTTTTATTTGCCCAAAAATACGATTGTTTATTGCTTGATGAGCCTACAAATGATCTGGATATTGCTACAATTAATGTGCTTGAAGAATATCTCCGGCATTTCCAAGGAGCTCTTATTTTTGTCAGTCATGATCGTTATTTTGTTGATAAAATTGCCCATAAGTTATTGATATTTAAAGGTAATGGAGTTTGTGAAGAAAGTTATATAAATTGGAGTCAATATCTGGATATACAAAAAGAATTGCAAGAATACAGGATTCTAGAAGCTGCTTGCAAAGAGACAAAAACAGGATCAAAAAATACTAATGAAAGAGCCAACTCAAAAGATTCCAATGGGAATTTTAAAAAAACTACCAAACTAAGCTATAAAGATTTGAGAGAATTAGAAGGATTGCCTATTGAGATTGAAAGATTAGAAAATGCTATCAAAACCTTAGAGCTGGAATTAAGCGATCCTGAGATTTATAAAACTAAAGGGATTCATACAATTGCCAAAGAATTAGAAACAACCAGATCAGATCTGGAAGTTAAACTTGAGAGATATTTTTTATTAGAAGAAAAAAATCAATCTCTCCAATAA